The stretch of DNA GCTTCCGGCAGTATTGGTGTTCAATTTGAGGCGGAAGGTATTCTTTTTCAGTAGCGTTTTAACCTGTGATGGAGAGAGAGAGGGATTGCTCTGTAAGAGTTGGGCGGCCGCGCCGGAGACGATGGGCGTAGACATGCTGGTGCCGGACATTACGAAATAGTGTTTACTGATTCTCTGGTAAGGAAGCTCGCGGTCCAGCTTGGAGCGGGGAGACCGCAGCGAAATAATCGTCTCGCCCGGTGCGATCAGGTCCGGCTTATTCTCTCCGAAGCGTGCGGGTCCTCGGCTGGAGAACCAGGCTATGCGGTCGTCGGCTTGCGGGAGAGTGCGGCGGTCGTCCACCGCTCCGACCGTAATGGCCGAAGGACTGTTACCCGGGGATTCAATCGTACCGTACCCGGGCCCGCCGTTTCCAGCCGCAATCACCACGGTCAGTCCGGCCTTGACCGCCTGCTCCACGGCTTGGCAGAGAGGATCGTCCTTATAAGAAGAATTTATCGGACCGCCTAACGACAGGGATAGAATGCGCAGCTTCAGCCGCTTTTTGTGAGCAACACACCATTCGATTCCCTTAATAATCGTGGAGTCGTATCCGCTGCCATTGCGGTCCAATACTTTGACGCCCACGATGCCCGCTTCCGGCGCAGAACCCTTGTATTTCCCTTTGCTCGACCATCCGTTTCCCGCCGCATCTCCGGCGACATGAGTCCCGTGACCATTATCGTCGTAAGGCCGTTGTCTGTGGTTAATGAAGTCCTTAAAGGCGATAATCCGGTTGGCGGGCCGGATCAGGTCCGGGTGCGGAAAGACCCCGGTGTCGAGAACAGCAATATTGATCCCTTTTCCGGTAAGACCTTTTTCTCGTTGAACAGATTCAGTGTCGCAGTCCCCCACCTCTAAGCCAACAGCGAAGGTGGGGGTTAGACACTTCTGCTTAACAAACATATGTTCTTGTGTTATGCTAGATCCATCAAACTTACGATGGAGGCGCATCTCATGAAGGTGGTCAAAACACTCAAACATCCGATTACGTCTCACCACCGCATGCTAGATGCGACTCTCCATGTGTATCAAGAGGCGCTCACGTTCTTGATTATGGTCATTCAAGAGCAGTTTATAGCCTTGGCATCGTTATCCACCCAAGCGGTAGTGACGGCGGTAGAACGGCTGATTCACCGTACCAAGAACAATCCGAATCCGCTCTACGCCGAATTTGATCAACGCTTTTATAAGTTTCCTTCGTACTTCCGCAGAAGTGCCATTGCAGAAGCGTTTGGCATTATGAAAAGCCATCATTCCCGTTTTCAGCTTTGGCAAGCCGAGCGACAACACGCTCAGCAAGAAGGGAAACGCTTTTCGAAGAAACCGCCGACACTCCAAGCTCAGCATCAGGCGTTCCCTTGCTTGTACAAAGGCAATATGTTCATTCGAACCTCTGATAGGGCAGCCAACATCAAGATATTTCATCAAGGTGATTGGGTCTGGCTCCCCATTACCTTTAAGGAACAAGACCTATTTAAACGTAACGTGTGGAGCATGAAAGAATGCAACCCCACATTGGTTCGGAAAGGAAAACGCTATGCCCTACATATCGCCTACGAAGGGGATGTGAAGTTGACTCAGGCGGAACGTTCCAAGCAGCGGGTGTGTGCGGCCCGATTTAGGGTTAACGAATTCCGCAGTCTGTTCCGTGATGGACGCTAACGGCACTGTCTTGGCGAGGACATTTATCAACCAAGCTAAAGAAAAAGACCGGATGCGCCAAATCACAGGCAAACTGAAACAAGCCCAGCGTCAATCCGGTATAGGGGCAAAACCGAATTTCTGGCGGCGGATGAACGGCTTACAGACGCATATCGTCCACGATACCGCGCATCAAATTCTCGCCTTTGCTCAAAAGCACAGCGCAGATGTCATTGTCATGGAGTTTTTAGGCAAGATGCGTCTGCCTAAAGGAACATGGGGAGCTAAGCGGCTTCGTGCCAAACTCCAGTTTTGGGCCAAACGGCGCATCCAAACGAAAGTTACCGAAATGGCGCATTTCTTGGGGATGCGGGTTTCCATGGTCAACCCTGCGAATACAAGTGCGCTTGCTTTTGATGGCAGTGGATGGGTACAACGAAACACGAAGCGTGATGTTGCTGTATTCGCAACAGGAAAAACGTATCACGCAGACCTTAATGCCTCGTATAACATCGGCGCACGATACGTGCTGCGCAACCTACAAAAAGCCACACCTGAAAAGATGTGGTTGTCCTTGAAGGCAAAAGACCCTTCATTGACAAAACGAACGTATTGGACGTTGGCTTCCCTCATTCGGGTGCAACAGGCGTTGAGTCTTTAGGTCATAAAGCTCATAGCGTGTGCAACCCTGTATCGATGCCAACAGAAGCCCCCACTTCATGCGTAAGCTAAATGGGGGAGAGTTCACTAATGACCCGAATGGCTGCCGGTTTAGCGCCGGGCGCATAAGATTGCCTAATCTTTTGTCTTAAAGAACGATGGAGCTTCGCGGCATATTGCTGCGGCCAAATCTGTCTGTCCATAGTTTAGGCTCACCTCACCAGTGCAGTGTATGCACCATCAAATCCGTGGGTGATAAACTATGAATCCCAGGAGGCAGCTCATTTCCGTTGAAACACAGAGCGGGAGGAGCGGGTTAATCGCATCAGCCGATGACCTTTCGTCCGGTGTAGATTTCCGGGTGTGCGGCGTAATGATATTGCAGCATGAGACCCTCAAACACGGCGTCCCAGCTTCGGGATTTTGCCGTTTCCAGCGCTTTTTCGCTTAGAATCTGCCGATTATACGGATTGAGCATTTTGATGATTGCCTTGGTTAGCTCCGGCACGCTGCCGTACTTGCATACAAGCGCATTTTTGTGGTTCTCCGTAAAATCGGTCACGCCGCCGGAATCGGTGCAGATGACAGGCAGCCCGCTCGCCATCGCCTCAAGCAGCACATTGCCGAACGTCTCGGTACCGGAAGGAAATATAAACGCATCTGCGCTCGCATAGATTGCGGCCAGTTCGGCGCCGCGGCGGCTCCCCGTAAAAATGGTGTTCGGCATCCTTTTGGCAATCAGCTCCGGCAAATAAGGCCCCTCCCCGGTGAAGACCCATTTTACCTGCTTCCCGTATCGCTGATTAACCTGCATGATGCTGTCGGCCAGCGTCTGCAGACCCTTCTCCGCCGCGATGCGGCCAACGTAGAGAAATACAGTTTCCTCCGTCCCGGCGAGCTTTTCCCTAATTTCGGAGGAGTAATTCCCGGGATTAAACCGCTCAAGATCGATTCCCCGTGGCCAAAGGGCTAAATTTTGTATGCCATGCCGTGTTAAATCTTGTAGCGTACTTCGGGAAGGGGCGAGATTGACGTGCGCGAAGCTGTGAAACCAGCGCATGTATGCCCATAAAGCTTTGCTAAAATACTGCATATGGTAAAATTGAAGGTACTTGTCGAAGCTCGTATGGTAGGACATGATGATTGGTATATTCAGCGCTCTTGCGGCCCGCAAGCCGCTCCAGCCGATGCCGAGTTCCGTGACAATATGGACAACATCGGGTCCAAAGTCCGAGAGCTGCTCAAGAACTTTGGGATAAGGAGGGAACGCGAGGCGGCAATCCGGATAGATATGGGGTGTAAATCCTTTGAACCGTACGACAGGGATCCCGTCTGCTTCAGGTTCATCGGTCTCATAATCAGGGGCGAAGAACATATGCTCAATACCGCTTCGGGTCAAATATTGGCTCAAATACATCAACGTATTGGACACACCATTGATTTGCGGGTAAAACGTATCTGTGAAGAAGGCTATCCTCAAAATAATCAAATCCTTTACCGTTGAATGGACCACTGTATTTAACTATATTATTCATATGCAAATCCCAAACTGCCGAAAGGTAAAATGGCTATTAAATTTAGTTTTAGGGTGGTTGATTATCATGCTGACTAATAAAAAATTGATCATAACCGGCGCGGCTTCCGGGATCGGAAAAGAAATCGTGAAGCTCGGTTTGCGCGAGGGCGCTTCGGTGATCGCATGCGATATTAACGGCCGGTTGCTTGAAGAGCTGAAGCAGTCTACGGATGCTTGCCAGAATCTGCACACCTATCAAGTGGATGTAAGCGACTATGATCAGGTTCGCGATTTTTTTGCCTACATTGAACAGGAGCACCCGGATGCGGACAGCTTGGTGAATAACGCGGGGATTTACTTGGCGAGAAGCATTCTGGATTATCAAGAGGACGAAATCGCCAGGGTCATGGATATTAACATTAAGGGAGCCGTCTATTTCTCGCAGCTGTTCGGAAGGCGGATGCTTCGCAATCAGCGCCGGGGAACAATCGTCAATTTGTCCTCTGTGTCGGGTATGGAGGGAAGCTCGGATGCGATTTATGGAATGACCAAGGCGGCCTTACTCGGATTAACCAAGAGCTGCGCCATGAATTTTTCGCCGTACATACGCGTTAACGCTGTCGCGCCCACGATGGTCGACACTTCAATGATGGAGACTATTCCCGAATGGAGAAAACAGGAGTATCTGAGTCATCAACTGATCCCTGTGCCGGTATTACCGGAGGATGTGGCTGAAACGGTCGTTTTTTTACTGTCCGATAAATCCAAACATTACACGGGCGCAACCTTTGATATTAACAATGGCGGGTATTTAAGATAATGTGCCGGGCTGCACGGAAATGAGGCTGGAGGATGCCGGGTTCTTTTGCGGAGAACGGCTCTTGTTGAACCCGGACAGCAGGAAAACCTAAGGCCTTGGTCATAATAAAAGGTTAAACAAACGCGGTTTGAAAAACCTGTAACCATACCTCTTTTTTTCGAAACTGTTAATTCTAGAAGGACATTCATGCGAAAATACATGTTTTTCCTGCTTAACCTCTCGTTGGGGCAGAAACAGCTTGAAATTCCTCGCGATCGCAGCTTTTTCCAAATTGATCAATAGAATTAATGAAAAAAACTGCACTGACGCCCAAGAATCAATTGGCAAGCGAGAAA from Paenibacillus sophorae encodes:
- a CDS encoding glycosyltransferase family 4 protein, whose translation is MRIAFFTDTFYPQINGVSNTLMYLSQYLTRSGIEHMFFAPDYETDEPEADGIPVVRFKGFTPHIYPDCRLAFPPYPKVLEQLSDFGPDVVHIVTELGIGWSGLRAARALNIPIIMSYHTSFDKYLQFYHMQYFSKALWAYMRWFHSFAHVNLAPSRSTLQDLTRHGIQNLALWPRGIDLERFNPGNYSSEIREKLAGTEETVFLYVGRIAAEKGLQTLADSIMQVNQRYGKQVKWVFTGEGPYLPELIAKRMPNTIFTGSRRGAELAAIYASADAFIFPSGTETFGNVLLEAMASGLPVICTDSGGVTDFTENHKNALVCKYGSVPELTKAIIKMLNPYNRQILSEKALETAKSRSWDAVFEGLMLQYHYAAHPEIYTGRKVIG
- a CDS encoding transposase, which produces MDANGTVLARTFINQAKEKDRMRQITGKLKQAQRQSGIGAKPNFWRRMNGLQTHIVHDTAHQILAFAQKHSADVIVMEFLGKMRLPKGTWGAKRLRAKLQFWAKRRIQTKVTEMAHFLGMRVSMVNPANTSALAFDGSGWVQRNTKRDVAVFATGKTYHADLNASYNIGARYVLRNLQKATPEKMWLSLKAKDPSLTKRTYWTLASLIRVQQALSL
- a CDS encoding S8 family peptidase produces the protein MFVKQKCLTPTFAVGLEVGDCDTESVQREKGLTGKGINIAVLDTGVFPHPDLIRPANRIIAFKDFINHRQRPYDDNGHGTHVAGDAAGNGWSSKGKYKGSAPEAGIVGVKVLDRNGSGYDSTIIKGIEWCVAHKKRLKLRILSLSLGGPINSSYKDDPLCQAVEQAVKAGLTVVIAAGNGGPGYGTIESPGNSPSAITVGAVDDRRTLPQADDRIAWFSSRGPARFGENKPDLIAPGETIISLRSPRSKLDRELPYQRISKHYFVMSGTSMSTPIVSGAAAQLLQSNPSLSPSQVKTLLKKNTFRLKLNTNTAGSGEINVRFLNHQRRSH
- a CDS encoding SDR family NAD(P)-dependent oxidoreductase — its product is MLTNKKLIITGAASGIGKEIVKLGLREGASVIACDINGRLLEELKQSTDACQNLHTYQVDVSDYDQVRDFFAYIEQEHPDADSLVNNAGIYLARSILDYQEDEIARVMDINIKGAVYFSQLFGRRMLRNQRRGTIVNLSSVSGMEGSSDAIYGMTKAALLGLTKSCAMNFSPYIRVNAVAPTMVDTSMMETIPEWRKQEYLSHQLIPVPVLPEDVAETVVFLLSDKSKHYTGATFDINNGGYLR